One stretch of Algiphilus sp. DNA includes these proteins:
- a CDS encoding enoyl-CoA hydratase-related protein, translated as MTDSQELLYTVEDGIATVILNRPERRNALSPQLTHLLADTWQRIDADPEVRVAILTGSYCGTFCAGMDLREAARLKAETGKDILEFFADLRNEGIGKVRKPLIAAINGHFPAGGMMLALNCDLRVGLAGTRGGITEVKVGRGSPWAVPLLWMMPQAQLMETVLTGEMLPAERLHAVGFLNYLEDSDDAVQARARELARKIADAAPLSVMAGKKVLKDATTLGCESGLQAAWDYYERHVYSSEDAAEGPKAFAEKRKPQWKGR; from the coding sequence ATGACTGACAGCCAGGAACTCCTCTACACGGTCGAGGACGGCATCGCGACCGTGATCCTCAACCGTCCCGAGCGCCGCAACGCACTCTCCCCGCAGCTCACGCACCTGCTTGCCGACACCTGGCAGCGCATCGACGCCGATCCCGAGGTGCGCGTGGCCATCCTCACCGGCAGTTACTGCGGCACCTTCTGCGCCGGCATGGACCTGCGCGAGGCGGCGCGCCTGAAAGCCGAAACCGGCAAGGACATTCTCGAGTTCTTTGCCGACCTGCGCAACGAAGGCATCGGCAAGGTGCGCAAACCGCTTATAGCGGCGATCAACGGCCACTTCCCGGCCGGCGGCATGATGCTCGCTCTCAATTGCGACCTGCGCGTGGGCCTCGCCGGCACCCGCGGCGGCATCACCGAAGTCAAGGTCGGCCGCGGCTCGCCCTGGGCGGTGCCGCTGCTGTGGATGATGCCGCAGGCGCAGTTGATGGAAACCGTGCTCACCGGAGAGATGCTGCCGGCCGAGCGCCTCCACGCTGTCGGCTTCCTCAATTACCTGGAGGACAGCGACGACGCCGTGCAGGCCCGCGCGCGCGAACTGGCGCGCAAGATCGCCGACGCTGCCCCGCTGTCCGTCATGGCCGGCAAGAAGGTGCTCAAGGACGCCACCACGCTGGGCTGCGAGTCGGGCCTGCAGGCGGCCTGGGACTACTACGAGCGTCACGTCTATTCCAGCGAAGACGCCGCCGAAGGGCCCAAGGCCTTCGCCGAGAAGCGCAAGCCGCAGTGGAAGGGCCGTTGA